In Castanea sativa cultivar Marrone di Chiusa Pesio chromosome 6, ASM4071231v1, a single window of DNA contains:
- the LOC142640783 gene encoding putative L-gulonolactone oxidase 6: MVLLRGVFQFSCFFLLIFVVCCSPPEDHIKCSSKNRDCTITNSYGIFPDRSTCRAAEVAYPSTEEELISIVAKATENKRKMKVATRYSHSIPKLVCPDGEDGLLISTKFLDHVLKIDAEAKTITVESGVTLKQLINEAAKAELVLPYTPYWWGLTIGGLLSTGAHGSTLRDKGSSVHDYLTELRIISPGGAEDGYAKVRELKDGDQDFNAAKVSLGVLGVISQVTLKLQPMFKRSITYLTKNDSDLGDMVTSFGNEHEFADITWYPSQRKAVYRIDDRDYTNAHGNGLYDFTPFRATASVELGIIRTTEEVQESLSDAAGKCLGAETVILALETAAYGLSNNGILFTGYPVIGYHNRLQASGACLDSQDNGLITACAWDPRVKGEFFHQSTFSVGLSVAKSFIQDVQKLIELEPKAMCGVELYNGILMRYVKASSAYLGKQEDAIDFDISYYRSKDPLTPRLFEDILEEVEQLALFKYGALPHWGKNRNIAFDGVINKYKNAKKFLKVKKVYDPFGLFSSEWTDQVLGLKNNVTIDKEGCALEGLCICSQDSHCAPKKGYYCSPGKVYRDARVCARGTSKMNICEEEQWGCQDFTFGGIKI, from the exons ATGGTATTGTTACGCGGAGTTTTCCAATTTAGCTGTTTCTTccttttaatctttgttgtgtgttGTAGTCCCCCGGAGGACCACATCAAATGTTCATCAAAGAATAGAGATTGCACAATCACAAACTCCTATGGTATCTTTCCTGATCGAAGCACTTGCCGAGCTGCCGAGGTGGCTTACCCCTCCACGGAGGAGGAGCTCATTTCGATAGTAGCAAAAGCAACAGAgaacaaaaggaaaatgaaagttGCAACACGTTATTCACATAGCATTCCCAAGCTAGTTTGTCCAGACGGGGAAGATGGGCTTTTGATAAGCACCAAGTTTCTTGACCATGTGTTAAAAATTGATGCTGAAGCTAAGACGATAACCGTGGAGAGCGGTGTGACATTGAAGCAGCTAATCAACGAAGCTGCCAAGGCTGAGCTGGTCTTGCCTTATACACCATATTGGTGGGGTTTGACAATTGGGGGACTATTGAGCACGGGTGCACATGGTAGCACATTGCGTGACAAGGGGAGCTCAGTCCATGATTACCTTACGGAACTTCGAATTATTAGTCCAGGTGGTGCTGAAGATGGTTATGCTAAGGTTCGGGAGCTCAAAGATGGTGACCAAGATTTTAATGCAGCTAAAGTTTCTCTTGGAGTTCTTGGAGTCATTTCACAG GTGACTCTAAAACTACAACCCATGTTCAAACGATCCATCACCTACTTGACAAAAAATGATTCGGACTTAGGAGATATGGTGACTAGTTTTGGCAATGAACACGAGTTTGCTGATATAACTTGGTATCCTAGTCAACGCAAGGCAGTTTATCGCATAGACGACCGAGACTACACAAACGCACATGGCAATGGTCTCTATGATTTCACCCCATTCCGCGCAACAGCTTCAGTTGAACTGGGCATCATCAGAACCACAG AGGAAGTTCAAGAATCCTTAAGTGACGCTGCTGGGAAGTGCTTAGGTGCAGAGACAGTTATTCTAGCACTCGAGACTGCTGCCTATGGTTTAAGTAACAATG gTATTCTTTTTACGGGTTATCCTGTGATTGGATATCACAACCGCCTTCAAGCATCAGGAGCTTGCTTAGATAGCCAAGATAATGGGTTGATCACAGCTTGTGCATGGGACCCTAGAGTTAAGGGTGAGTTCTTTCACCAAAGTACATTCAGTGTTGGCTTGTCTGTGGCTAAGAGCTTCATTCAAGATGTGCAAAAGCTAATTGAATTAGAGCCTAAAGCAATGTGTGGTGTAGAACTTTATAATGGAATACTCATGCGCTACGTTAAGGCTTCAAGTGCTTACTTAGGCAAGCAAGAAGATGCAATAGACTTTGATATCAGTTATTATCGAAGCAAAGACCCCTTGACTCCTAGGCTATTTGAagatatactagaagaagttgAGCAACTTGCATTGTTTAAGTATGGAGCATTGCCCCATTGGGGAAAGAATCGAAACATAGCATTTGATGGAGTAATCAACAAGtacaaaaatgctaaaaaattctTGAAGGTTAAGAAAGTGTATGATCCATTTGGCCTCTTCTCTAGTGAGTGGACTGACCAAGTtcttggattgaaaaataatgtGACTATAGATAAGGAGGGGTGTGCATTAGAAGGGTTGTGTATATGCTCACAAGACAGTCATTGTGCTCCCAAAAAGGGCTATTATTGTAGCCCAGGAAAGGTATATAGGGATGCAAGGGTGTGTGCTCGTGGGACTTCTAAGATGAATATATGTGAGGAAGAACAATGGGGGTGTCAAGATTTCACCTTCGGAGGGATcaaaatctaa